The DNA sequence ACAGTATGCTTTTCCTGGTACTCACTCATGTCGAACCGGATAAGAGGTATACCCATGGAGTTAGCAAGCTGCCTGGATATCTCTGTTTTACCTACACCGGTAGGACCAACAAAAAGAAGGGAGGCTACAGGTTTTTCACCCTCAAGAAAGCCTGCTCTGGACATTTTTATTGCCCTTACAATGGTTTCTATTGCATGATCCTGACCGTATATATTTGATTTAAGGTTTGATTCCAAGTCCTTAAGCTTGGATATTTCATTACCTGAAATGTTTTGCTCAGGTATTTTGGCGATCTGAGAAAGTGTTCTCTCAATATCCTTGCCTGTAATTAATATTTCTTCGGCCTCATCACCGTTTAGCCTTGCATAAGCCCCCGATTCGTCAATAAGATCAATTGCCTTGTCAGGAAGGTGCCTGTCATTCATATATTTTGCAGACAGCTCTGCGGCAAGGGTTATAGCTTCATCGGTATATCTGACCCTGTGATAACCCTCATATTTTTCTTTTAATCCATTTAGGATAAGCTTTGTTTCTTCAATGGAAGGTTCAGGAATCTCAATTTTTTGAAACCTTCTTGATAAAGCCCTGTCCTTATCAAAATACTTTTTATATTCCTCATAGGTTGTGGAGCCAATAAACCTCATTTTCCCAGAAGTAAGAAAGGGCTTTAATATGTTTGAGGCATCCATTGAGCCTGAAACAGATCCTGCTCCGACAACATTATGAATTTCGTCAATGTAGACTATGGCGTTGCCTTGTTCTTCTATTTCCTTCAAAACCTTTTTTAATCTTTCTTCAAAGTCTCCCCTGTATTTAGTACCTGCAAGCAGTGAGCCCATATCAATAGAGTAGATATTGCTGCCCGTAAGAACTTTTGGAACATCTCCATTATTTATCATACTGGCAAGACCTTCTGTAATGGCTGTTTTACCTACACCAGGGTCACCAACATGAACAGGGTTGTTTTTTATCCTTCTTGACAGCACCTGAACGGTCCTCTGGATGATGTCTTTTCTGCCAATAAGAGGATCAATGTCACCGTTCCGGGCTTTTTCTATCAGATTGACAGCGTACTTTTCAAGAAATTTTTGTTTTATGGGCGTTTCGCTCACTTCTGAATATTCCGTTTCCTCATCAGACTCATCAAGTATTTCCTCATCCTCGTATTCTTCATCTGCATCTGATTCACCATGTGATATATACCTTAGCACATTCAGTCTGGTAACTCCGTTTTTTTCGAGAATATAACGTGAAAAGGACTCTTCCAGATCTAAAATAGAGGCATAAATATCGCCTATTTTAATAAGATCCTTGCCGGAGGATACCATGTGGAACGCTGCATTATTGATAACAGAGTTAACACCATCAGAGGCAATAGGTTCAGCATTATCGATCATATCCATGTTGTCTTTAAAAAACTTGTCAAGGTCGCTTTTTATTCCATCGATATTTCCCCCGCAGTTTTGGATAATATCCTTTCCCTCATCAAAAAAAAGTGAAGAATAAAGTATATGCTCAGGAGTAAAATACTCGTGGTTTCTAAATTTTGCTTCATTATATGCCGCATAAATAATTTTATCGGCTATGTTGTCCAGGTTCATTTTAACCTCCTATTATCTGGATACTATAAATCCTAACTACTCTCTTTCCATTATAGATTTTAGCGGATAACCCGATTCTGCCGCCATTCTTTCAACCTGATTTATCTTGGTCAATGCAATATCATAGGTATATAATCCGACAATGCCTTTACCCTTTTTGTGGACATCAAGCATTATCAATGTAGCTTCCGTAATACTTTTATGGAAGACAACCATTAAGACATTTATAACAAACTCCATTGTAGTATAGTCATCATTCAAAAGGATAACTCGATACATGTTGGGTTCTTTTATTAAGTTTTTAATATCTTCTTTTGATATTACTTTATCAGACATAAAAACATCACCTTTTTATTTCACTTGTTATTATAATTATGCAATATACCATTTTTTGTTCGTGTCAAGGCTGAGGCAGCTCCGGTATATTGTGCTCTTTGTTCATTGTATAGGGCTTAAATGATGATTTAACTATTGAATTTCCCTTATCTATTTCAAGTACCCCATGATGGTAGAAGTTATTTCTGAAATAATATCTCAAATCAGTAAACGTATAACGTTTTATATCTCCATCCGATTCGGCCGATACATGAAAAACAGGCGTAAAATCCATAAAAAACTTGCCTAATGTGGAATTTAGGGCACTCTTTATTTTATTATAATGAAGTTTAGGGAATTTTTCTATAATGTTTATTTTTCCATTTAATATATTCTTTTCACCTACAAGTATAAACTTATCATCCTCCAGCACGAAATGCCATCTGAATATGGCAAGCATTGAAGGTATGATCGCCGAAATTTTCATAGACGTATAAGCTTTTTTCAATTCTGTTTTTATCAATAATTTATATATCAATCTCAGGAGTACATACAATCCTAATACCAGTATTGATATTATACCTGTTCTGCTGTTACCGAAAATATACCCGAGAAGGAAAAGTATTACCAAGGGGTCAATTATTACTATAAGGTTCAAGGCCATCTTTCTTTTATAAAAAGGCCATAGAAATTTTGCACCATAGGAGTTGAGTATATCTGAAATGGTGTGGGACAGGCATCCTGCCATTGTACATAGGAAAACACCAAAAAAGTTTGAGCCTGGATACAGTAGTTTCAGAGCAATAGAAATAATAATGGATGATATTAGGAGTCCTATTATTGAATGGGTGGCTGCTCTGTGGTTTTTCAAGTAGACATAATTTCCCCATTTCTTTAATACAATGTCTATATCGGGAAAAATGGAGCCAACTACCAGTCCGATGTTTTCAGGAGTAGAAAAATTAATACCGTAACCCGCTGCTTTTGATAATGCAGTACCGATGACAGCGTGTGAAAATGGATCCATTACATTACCTCCATAATGTGTGTTGTTTTGATTAAGTGAATAGTCATATTTAATCTATAAATTATATCGGCATAACCTTTGGATAATGACAGTTATAAATAACTAACGCCAATAAACTTTTAATATATCATAATACATATAAGTGACTTGAATCAAGCTTCAAGTCACTTATATGTTAGGAGTTTATTAAATTCACAGGTCTTATATTTTAAGTCTTGACTTAAACCTTTCAATTGCTTTTTCAGTGTTTTCCTTGCTGCCGAAGGCTGTAAGCCTGAAATATCCCTGACCGCTAGGACCAAAACCAACTCCTGGGGTTCCTACGATATTTGCTTCAGTGAGGAGTTTATCAAAGAAAGACCATGAATCCATACCGTTTGGAGTCTTAAGCCATATATATGGTGCGTTGACACCGCCAAACACTTCCAAGCCTACTGACTTGATGCCTTCTCTTATTATTGCTGCATTGGTCATGTAATAATCGATTAAAGCCTTGATTTGCTTCTGACCTTCCGGAGTATAAACTGCTGCGGCTCCTTTTTGGATAATATAGGGGACACCGTTAAACTTTGTAGTCTGCCTTCTGTTCCATAGTTTGTTTAGTTGTATTGCTTCGCCGTCCTTGGTGTATGCCAAAACTTCTTTTGGTACCACTGTATAAGCACATCTTGTGCCAGTAAAACCTGCATTTTTTGAAAAGCTGCGAAATTCGATAGCTACTTCCTTTGCACCATCAATCTCGTAAATGCTGTGAGGTATGTCAGACTCCTGAATATAAGCTTCATAAGCACCGTCGTAGAGAATTATAGCCTTATTTGCTTTTGCATAATCAACCCATTTCTTCAATTCGCTCTTTGGAATTGTCATACCTGTTGGGTTGTTGGGGAAGCATAAATATATAATATCTACTTTGTTCTTAGGCAGCTCAGGTATGAATTTGTTTTCTGATGTACAAGGTATATAGGTGATCCTGTCGTATTTTCCGTCTGGTCCAAGTATGCCTGCTCTTCCAGCCATAACATTGCTATCAACGTAAACAGGATAAACGGGATCTGTAACGGCGATTATATTATCTAATCCGAATATTTCCTGGATATTACCGGTGTCACACTTTGAGCCGTCGCTTATAAATACCTCGTCGTTATCCAATTTGATGCCCCTAGGAGTATAATCGTACTCAATTACCTTTTGTATGAGAAAATCATAACCCTGCTCAGGGCCATAACCCTTAAACGTTTTTTCATCTGCCATTTCATCAACAGACTTATGAAGACTATCTATTATTGCAGGGGGTAGTGCTCTTGTAACATCCCCTATTCCTAAGCGGATAACATCCGCGTCGGGATTATCATTTTTAAATTTGGCTACTCTTCTGCCTATTTCTGCAAATAAGTAACTTCCAGGTAGTTTTAAATAATTTTCGTTTACTAAAGCCATAACTATCTCCTTCCGATCATTTCAATTGTAATATAATTGATTATTAATTATTAAAAAATATTATATTTCTACTTCACCGTCAAATACTTTAGTGGCAGGACCTGTCATATAAACATGATTATCATCTTCATTCCATTCAATGATCAAATCGCCGCCAAGTAGCTGTATAACAGCCTTTCTCTCGCACAATCCATTAAGGCAGGAAGCAACAAGAACAGCACAAGCACCTGTTCCGCAAGCCAGGGTTTCACCGGCACCCCTTTCCCAAACACGCATTTTTAGTGTGTTTCTGTCAATAACCTGAACAA is a window from the Pseudobacteroides sp. genome containing:
- the clpA gene encoding ATP-dependent Clp protease ATP-binding subunit ClpA — its product is MNLDNIADKIIYAAYNEAKFRNHEYFTPEHILYSSLFFDEGKDIIQNCGGNIDGIKSDLDKFFKDNMDMIDNAEPIASDGVNSVINNAAFHMVSSGKDLIKIGDIYASILDLEESFSRYILEKNGVTRLNVLRYISHGESDADEEYEDEEILDESDEETEYSEVSETPIKQKFLEKYAVNLIEKARNGDIDPLIGRKDIIQRTVQVLSRRIKNNPVHVGDPGVGKTAITEGLASMINNGDVPKVLTGSNIYSIDMGSLLAGTKYRGDFEERLKKVLKEIEEQGNAIVYIDEIHNVVGAGSVSGSMDASNILKPFLTSGKMRFIGSTTYEEYKKYFDKDRALSRRFQKIEIPEPSIEETKLILNGLKEKYEGYHRVRYTDEAITLAAELSAKYMNDRHLPDKAIDLIDESGAYARLNGDEAEEILITGKDIERTLSQIAKIPEQNISGNEISKLKDLESNLKSNIYGQDHAIETIVRAIKMSRAGFLEGEKPVASLLFVGPTGVGKTEISRQLANSMGIPLIRFDMSEYQEKHTVARLIGAPPGYVGYEEGGLLTDSIRKTPYCVLLLDEIEKAHPDIYNVLLQIMDYATLTDNTGKKADFRNVIIIMTSNAGAREVGKALIGFDKKQVDKSSITKEVERTFLPEFRNRLDEVVVFNHINEEMAALIARKAIRDFEAKLESKKITLSVTEECYKWLSNKGLSSIYGAREILRVVQEKVKTLLVDEVLFGKLSSGGTAIIDVKNDEVFITFSET
- a CDS encoding ATP-dependent Clp protease adaptor ClpS; this encodes MSDKVISKEDIKNLIKEPNMYRVILLNDDYTTMEFVINVLMVVFHKSITEATLIMLDVHKKGKGIVGLYTYDIALTKINQVERMAAESGYPLKSIMERE
- a CDS encoding metal-dependent hydrolase, with the protein product MDPFSHAVIGTALSKAAGYGINFSTPENIGLVVGSIFPDIDIVLKKWGNYVYLKNHRAATHSIIGLLISSIIISIALKLLYPGSNFFGVFLCTMAGCLSHTISDILNSYGAKFLWPFYKRKMALNLIVIIDPLVILFLLGYIFGNSRTGIISILVLGLYVLLRLIYKLLIKTELKKAYTSMKISAIIPSMLAIFRWHFVLEDDKFILVGEKNILNGKINIIEKFPKLHYNKIKSALNSTLGKFFMDFTPVFHVSAESDGDIKRYTFTDLRYYFRNNFYHHGVLEIDKGNSIVKSSFKPYTMNKEHNIPELPQP
- a CDS encoding LL-diaminopimelate aminotransferase — encoded protein: MALVNENYLKLPGSYLFAEIGRRVAKFKNDNPDADVIRLGIGDVTRALPPAIIDSLHKSVDEMADEKTFKGYGPEQGYDFLIQKVIEYDYTPRGIKLDNDEVFISDGSKCDTGNIQEIFGLDNIIAVTDPVYPVYVDSNVMAGRAGILGPDGKYDRITYIPCTSENKFIPELPKNKVDIIYLCFPNNPTGMTIPKSELKKWVDYAKANKAIILYDGAYEAYIQESDIPHSIYEIDGAKEVAIEFRSFSKNAGFTGTRCAYTVVPKEVLAYTKDGEAIQLNKLWNRRQTTKFNGVPYIIQKGAAAVYTPEGQKQIKALIDYYMTNAAIIREGIKSVGLEVFGGVNAPYIWLKTPNGMDSWSFFDKLLTEANIVGTPGVGFGPSGQGYFRLTAFGSKENTEKAIERFKSRLKI